A region from the Perca fluviatilis chromosome 16, GENO_Pfluv_1.0, whole genome shotgun sequence genome encodes:
- the trim47 gene encoding E3 ubiquitin-protein ligase TRIM47, giving the protein MATAGAAGDDLRKELTCAICLDFFKDPVILKCGHNFCRFCICMHWDENGGDYGYQCPQCRTVFNKRSFTKNYLVQNLVAKLNDLECLGSCPAPSQPVKVDGKCDQHGEELKLYCQTDKRPICVVCRESRAHRHHEVAPVPEVVKDMKMELKLRLMELNWQKSQCVKVITADERTRSEVRSKKQTLKEKIEADVGALVQFLLDERDSLLESLDAEEVASMAVIDENLKIVETEVAAVDKAIADIHSHISGKTSFESLAETFHEYIHCKPFTSLDTVNCPTEFTHFSGPFQLIMWKKMMHVLHTMPQNLTLDPDTAHPNLLISDFDTKVEEGRVRNQEPDMPARFTRFCGVLATAQYASGQHYWEVDVKDKGVWYLGVTTECSNRKGFVSLTPSAGYWSLSLQDRLYANGEDGRIPVADYWNSPRVGVYLDYDNGRLSFYDAVTMKRLYMFDTCFEEPVYPFFSPGKNDPGSRLQICHYY; this is encoded by the exons ATGGCTACTGCTGGAGCAGCTGGTGACGACCTGAGGAAAGAGCTCACATGTGCAATTTGTTTGGACTTCTTCAAAGACCCTGTTATACTGAAATGCGGGCACAATTTCTGTCGGTTTTGCATCTGCATGCACTGGGATGAAAATGGCGGAGACTACGGATATCAGTGCCCTCAATGCCGAACG GTGTTCAACAAGAGGAGCTTCACTAAAAACTACCTGGTGCAGAACCTGGTCGCTAAACTGAACGATTTGGAGTGTCTGGGGTCTTGCCCTGCACCATCTCAACCCGTTAAAGTAGATGGAAAGTGTGACCAACATGGAGAGGAGCTGAAATTGTACTGCCAGACTGATAAAAGGCCCATCTGTGTGGTCTGCAGGGAATCTAGAGCACACAG acACCATGAGGTAGCGCCAGTGCCCGAAGTTGTGAAGGACATGAAG ATGGAGTTGAAACTGAGGCTAATGGAGCTCAACTGGCAGAAGTCTCAATGTGTAAAAGTTATAACTGCTGATGAGCGCACCAGAAGTGAAGTGAGG TCGAAGAAACAGACACTCAAGGAGAAGATTGAGGCGGATGTTGGTGCCTTGGTCCAATTCTTGCTAGATGAGAGAGACTCCCTGCTTGAGAGCCTGGATGCGGAGGAAGTGGCCTCCATGGCCGTCATAGATGAGAACTTGAAGATTGTGGAGACAGAGGTGGCAGCTGTCGACAAAGCTATTGCTGATATCCACAGCCACATCAGTGGGAAAACTAGCTTTGAG AGCCTTGCTGAGACATTCCATGA ATACATCCATTGCAAGCCTTTCACATCTCTGGACACGGTTAATTGTCCGACTGAATTCACACACTTTTCAGGGCCCTTCCAGCTGATCATGTGGAAGAAGATGATGCACGTGCTGCATACCA TGCCTCAGAACCTCACCTTAGACCCAGACACGGCTCACCCAAACCTGCTTATCTCAGACTTCGACACCAAAGTGGAGGAGGGCCGTGTTCGGAACCAGGAACCAGACATGCCAGCCCGCTTCACCAGGTTCTGTGGTGTCCTTGCCACAGCCCAGTATGCCAGTGGACAGCATTACTGGGAAGTGGATGTGAAGGACAAAGGTGTGTGGTACCTGGGAGTCACCACTGAGTGCAGCAATAGGAAGGGCTTCGTTAGCCTCACTCCCTCCGCAGGATACTGGAGCCTGTCTCTGCAGGACCGGCTGTATGCCAACGGAGAGGACGGGCGCATCCCTGTCGCCGACTACTGGAACTCTCCTCGGGTCGGTGTGTACCTGGACTATGACAATGGGCGCCTTAGTTTCTATGACGCGGTCACAATGAAGAGATTGTACATGTTTGACACATGCTTTGAAGAGCCGGTCTATCCTTTCTTCAGCCCAGGAAAGAATGATCCGGGCAGCAGGCTGCAGATATGCCACTATTACTGA